A portion of the Candidatus Paceibacterota bacterium genome contains these proteins:
- a CDS encoding glycoside hydrolase family 2 TIM barrel-domain containing protein, translating into MTILRSARLIHAALTLLPGISTALPGDWKPAPAPLTTRWTSRVNPDKPLPEHPRPGFKRDSWLSLNGLWDYKIEKVDFVSVQGFIQTETMTSGQIPEAWAGKILVPFAVDAPLSGVMHVLRPQERLWYGRNFRVPQAWEGKRVLLHIDASDWETTVYVNGTRMGQHRGGYDPFLFDITDALQEGDNRLHVCVWDGTEQNCQPLGKQITPENRRGFRYQPTGGIWQTVWLEAVPATRIASWRVEPRLDGFDFVAWITGAADGCELVIDVGGQKPARYACSGGTNISGTVTIDRHRLWTPESPHLYDIRLSLLRRGKTLDRVGSYTGLRTFGRDAAGRLLLNGKPAPLLFGPLDQGYWPDGILTPPHDKAIEYDLKYLKSIGCNLTRVHIKTQPSRWYYHADRIGLLVFQDMVCTPKYGQTVDPAGALNWQSEFQEIMRDFHNHPSIAAWIMFNEAWGQHDTVQNTGWVKEFDPSRVVISASGWTDYGAGDVLDIHDYAFYPSAPIEDGFGNKRARMFGEVGGHNLLLPGKKWHAGQEQPPGPPLERAAGRMNFNSTSDLALKYPFYMRNLRHFAQRAGYQGFVYTQISDIEHECNGWLTYDREVSKLPPAKFREIHRLLASPARYTELAGEGTWQAMAISRVAGPAADPVRSAPWAQPNFEASKTRTIRLPWSGPSLAANDAGMALGLVQKFTIKSSPRRAVLEIRALHKEASEPPRRERLNGHAELFRSEINCVTWLDGKFHRRARAGIQPRHGEVVTFLELTDGEVAALTPGEHTLGITIQNPAATVRFSAKLLAYTE; encoded by the coding sequence ATGACAATACTACGCTCGGCGCGGCTGATTCATGCCGCGCTTACCCTTCTGCCTGGCATTTCCACCGCCCTGCCCGGAGATTGGAAGCCCGCGCCCGCGCCACTAACGACCCGGTGGACCAGCCGGGTCAATCCGGACAAGCCGTTGCCGGAGCACCCGCGCCCGGGATTCAAACGCGATTCATGGCTTTCTCTGAACGGACTGTGGGATTACAAAATTGAGAAGGTTGATTTCGTCTCAGTCCAGGGTTTCATCCAAACGGAAACGATGACATCAGGCCAAATCCCCGAGGCATGGGCGGGGAAGATTCTCGTTCCTTTCGCGGTGGACGCGCCGCTTTCGGGAGTGATGCATGTCCTGCGGCCGCAGGAGCGGCTTTGGTATGGTAGGAACTTTCGCGTCCCTCAGGCATGGGAGGGGAAAAGGGTGCTGCTGCACATCGATGCCAGCGATTGGGAAACCACTGTTTATGTGAACGGGACTCGCATGGGCCAGCATCGAGGAGGCTACGATCCGTTTCTGTTCGACATCACCGACGCCTTGCAGGAGGGCGACAACCGGCTGCACGTTTGTGTTTGGGACGGCACGGAACAGAACTGCCAGCCGCTCGGCAAGCAGATCACGCCCGAGAACAGGCGCGGGTTTCGCTATCAACCTACCGGGGGCATTTGGCAGACGGTGTGGCTTGAGGCCGTGCCCGCCACCCGCATCGCGTCATGGCGCGTCGAACCGCGCCTGGATGGGTTTGATTTTGTAGCGTGGATCACAGGAGCGGCCGACGGCTGCGAGTTGGTGATCGACGTGGGCGGTCAGAAGCCGGCGAGGTATGCCTGCTCGGGCGGCACGAACATCAGCGGGACGGTGACCATTGACCGGCACAGGCTGTGGACGCCGGAGTCGCCCCACCTGTATGACATAAGACTGTCGCTTTTGCGCCGGGGGAAGACGCTGGATCGGGTGGGGAGCTACACGGGCCTGCGGACGTTTGGCCGGGATGCCGCCGGCCGGCTTTTGCTCAACGGCAAACCGGCGCCGCTGTTGTTCGGGCCCCTGGACCAGGGCTACTGGCCGGATGGGATTCTTACGCCGCCGCACGACAAGGCGATCGAATACGACCTGAAGTATTTGAAATCAATCGGGTGCAACCTGACCAGGGTGCACATCAAAACGCAGCCCTCCCGTTGGTATTACCATGCGGACAGGATCGGTTTGCTGGTGTTTCAAGACATGGTTTGCACGCCAAAATACGGGCAAACCGTTGACCCCGCGGGAGCGCTCAACTGGCAGTCGGAGTTTCAAGAGATCATGCGCGATTTCCACAACCATCCGTCCATAGCCGCGTGGATTATGTTCAATGAGGCCTGGGGGCAGCATGACACCGTTCAGAACACGGGCTGGGTCAAGGAGTTCGATCCATCGCGGGTGGTGATCAGCGCTTCCGGGTGGACCGATTACGGCGCGGGCGATGTTCTCGACATTCATGATTATGCGTTCTACCCGAGCGCGCCGATCGAGGATGGTTTTGGAAACAAGCGAGCGCGGATGTTCGGGGAGGTGGGCGGGCACAATCTTCTCCTGCCGGGAAAAAAGTGGCACGCCGGCCAGGAACAGCCGCCGGGACCGCCGCTGGAAAGAGCGGCCGGGCGGATGAATTTTAATTCCACAAGCGACCTGGCGCTCAAGTATCCGTTCTACATGCGCAACCTTCGGCATTTTGCCCAGCGCGCCGGCTACCAGGGTTTTGTTTACACGCAGATCAGCGACATCGAGCACGAATGCAACGGCTGGTTAACCTACGATCGAGAGGTTTCCAAGCTGCCGCCCGCAAAGTTTAGGGAGATCCACCGTCTGCTGGCCAGTCCCGCCCGCTACACCGAACTCGCGGGAGAGGGAACCTGGCAAGCCATGGCAATTTCGCGGGTAGCCGGACCCGCGGCAGACCCGGTGCGTTCCGCGCCCTGGGCGCAGCCGAACTTCGAAGCGAGCAAGACCCGGACGATCCGTCTGCCCTGGTCAGGCCCCAGCCTGGCCGCCAACGACGCGGGCATGGCGCTGGGGCTGGTCCAAAAATTTACGATAAAATCTTCGCCGCGGCGCGCGGTCTTGGAAATACGCGCCCTTCATAAAGAGGCGTCCGAACCGCCTCGCCGTGAGAGGTTGAACGGCCACGCGGAGTTGTTCCGTTCGGAAATCAACTGTGTCACCTGGCTGGACGGCAAATTTCACCGGCGCGCCCGGGCAGGCATTCAACCACGCCACGGGGAGGTCGTCACGTTTCTCGAACTCACCGACGGCGAGGTGGCTGCTTTGACCCCGGGAGAGCATACGCTGGGAATCACCATACAGAATCCGGCGGCGACCGTCCGATTTTCGGCAAAGCTGCTTGCGTATACGGAGTGA